TATTACGATTGTAAGTTGTCATTTCTCGTGAACTGTAGTATAAGTTTTGATGATCCGCTCGCTTACTAACTCTTCGACTCtgaactatatatatctccaaATGTGATCTACTGAGCGAGCAGACATTATCCGAGGCACAGGATTTAATGCATGTCTTGTGGTGATGTACTAGAAGGAGTTATCAGTGAGCAATTTATTGACATCAAATTAAGTACCGATAAAGAATATCTATGAAGCTCCATGGACCATAAGGCGTAAAGACGGAAAAGTTAAGGCTACCCCTACTCAAGTGCTCTTTGAACTATTCCGAGACGAATACCCACAGGCGCTAGCTGGAAACTCCAGAAGACGCGATATCCGTGGATCCGGATCATGTTCCAGGTACATGCAAATAGCGATGCATTCAGTGACAAGTCGACCAAAAATCCACGGCTGCCAGTGGGACATGGTACACATGAGACCCATCCACTGCGCCAGGATCACAAGGGCTGGCGGATCTCTCCGTCTCAAAAGCGCAAGAAAATCGGTCGTCAATTTCCCCATGAAGGAGGTACATTTGGCCGAGTTTTCGAAATTTCTTTCTAGTTCGAACAAGCCTGTCAACAACCGGAGATGCTCGTAGTATGGATTTGTCTTGGCGGTGGTAGAGTCGTCAATCCCACAGAGGTCAGCCAGATCAGGGTCGAGACCGTCCCGCCCTTGCTTAATTATGTGCTCCAAGAATGCCACTTCGTCCTCGTGGGCTTCCTGGAATGTCGAGGCCCAGATGGTGGAATCAAGGTACGGCTTAGCGAGGGTTATTATACACCGGATCCCACTCTGTAAACAGAGCCAGTTCATTGCGTCCGGCTTATCGGACAATACCCACGAGTCCGTTGGCTTGATATTTTCGGGACAGAGAGTGGTGAGTCCCATGAACATGCATGTTGACAGGAGGGCATCAACATTCTGGGGAGTAACGTTGGAGGTAAGTGCCGCTTGGTATAGCTTAATAGCGCGCTGCCAGAAAAGTGTCTCTGCAAACTGCCGCGTTTTGTTGCCGGGGGAAATGCGATTGAGGTGAAGAACACCGACTCCAAGTATCGTGTACATCAAATGCGGACTCTGACAGGACATTCAGTTATGAGAACTGTACCTATCAAGTCAACAATTGGGCCTAGGCTCACCGTTAATGCAACCCGAATCATGTCGCTCCTCATGACATCTCGAAGGGAGGGATTGGCGACCGTGTCGGTAGACGACTTCAGGAAATGTTGGAAGGCAATCAAGCTAACGGGATGAACAGAATTTCGCTCTATTAGAGACGTATTGGTGCCCGTATCCAGATTCAAGATCTCCTCTATTCGGGTCGCCAAATCGCtcagagaaaaagaaaatgtaatGCCGTCTGGGTTTTGCGTGCTTGCTGCTACATCGGCGTTAAAGCCCTTTCCAGGCGCAGTAGAGTAGCTGCACGATGCGCCGTATTTCTGGCATTTGACGCAGGCTGGTTTGCCCTCGTCGCACTACACTCATGTTCAATATTAGTTTCGAAACAGTGGTCAGACTCGACATCCGCACTTTGACTCTCCGTTTCTTACAAGTTAAGCAGCCCCCTCGCGACTTCTTATGGGGACGCCGTGCATGATATAACTTTTCCTGATTTCGATAGAGTGGCACTTGGAACACAGCCTGCCCAAGATAGCTTGTTCGAGCGGGAATGCTATCCAGTGCGCCCCGCGTTATGAGACGTTGTTCGACTGACATGATCTGCTGCTCTGATTGAGAGTGGTCGGAAGATAAACACTCTACTGTATCGTCTTCTAGCTAGCCCTGAGCTTGAAAAAAGAGTATATGTCCTGCTATCTGGTTAACAGCTCGATGTTTGTGTTAATCAGTCAGATGAGAGCATCGCCACACTGGGCGAATCACGTGCCAACCAATACGAGGTAGACATGAGGTTGGTAAAATTGAACAAAATCGTGCTCATGGACTCCAGGGTCAGATACAAGAGCTACAATGAGCGCAATTGGAGTAAATCGGCCACGTAGGGCTGATCTATTACGTGGGGAGACATTAGTATGATGGTTGATTTGGCAAATCTGCAGGGAGTAGAAACAAGTGAAGAAggaacaaaggaagaaaaaacaaaaataaggGGAGAAGGTGAATGTATAAGCCAATTGCTTCATTAGAAAAAAGGTGATAATATAATAGGTAGGCTAAGATACATGttagaagaaaaggcaattGATTGATATATACACGGTATGAGAATAGTGAGAATTGACCAGCTAGGCATGAATCTTATTCTGTTGGCAATGGGGGTCAAGGCATTAAAGCCAAGATGCACTCGACCCATAGCGGAATATGCCTTCGCTTAGCCGCAAAAAGAGAGACTATCTCACATCTTCATGCCGTGTCTCGGCACGGAGTCTCTACATAGGAGTGCCTGAAGGGATGGCACCGGAGGCAGAGCCCGAGGGCATACCACCCTCGCTACCAGAACCGCCTCCGAAAGCAGCACTGTCGGTGTTCTGGTGGCCACCGTTCTCGTCATAGTAAGCAGCAATGCTGTAGTACGAGTTGTCGGTGTAGTCGGCACTGACGTTAATGCCAATCTGCTTCCAGGCGAACAGGCCATCCTTGAGGTCGTTACCGAGGTACACATAGTTGGGGAATGGGTCATAAGCACTGGAGGCTTGTTCGATGGACCACATGTCATCAGCATTGCTAGTGATGTCCtgggtgttggtggtgtAGGGATAGGTGTCCTCGACGGCGGAGCGCAGAACCTCGTTCCAGAACAGCTGACCGATGTGTGCAACGCTGCCGGTTCCCACAACGAGGGTGCCGTTGTTATCATGGACAGAGGCGTTAAGGTGAGTCAAGAGGTGAGTGTGTGTGGCACGGCCGTCATAGTGACCTGGGAAAATGGTTTCGAAGGTCACAACACCGTCTTGATCAGATTCCTGAATACCACGCAGGTAAGTGCTATCCCAGCCGTCCGCAGCGTAGTTGCCGGAAGTAGAGATACCACTATATTTGATGTTAGCGACATGTATTCATGTATGGTAGCCTGTGAGCAAAATGACCTGTACACGCCCGTGGCGTTGGCATTCCAGATATCAACGAAGGCACCTGGAATTGGCTGGCAAGTGTTGACGTCGATGTATTGGACCTCCAAATACACATCCACACCGTCACAGTACTCATCCTCCTTGACGTTACTCCTCTGCACTTCACCCCAGACATAGTAGGGCCCGTCGGTGATCGTGGGGGACAAGATGGCACTGGTGTTGCCGCCGAAGACCGAGCTCTCGGGCGTTTCGGAAGTAAAGTCGACCAAGCCGGTCATGTTGTGGTTGACAGCCTCCCACTTGGCCAGATCATCGGAGTCACGGCGCCACTTCTTGGGACCTATTGAAAGCGTGAGTATTTGGACAACGTTCGTTGATTTTGCGGTTATGAACACCTACTGGTAGTCACGCCACGGGCGCTGCGCAGCTCACGGACGGTGCGGGCGCGACGAGCGACGTTACGTTGCTGCAGTCGCTTTGCCTGCTCGCTAGTGGCACATGCATCAAGGCCGCGCTTGGACCGGGCAGCGAGGGCATCGCGAGCGTGGATCTCGCGCTTCACCACATGCGGATCATGCTTCTCGCCGGGATGCGCAACTGCGAGCGTCGCggcggagagaaggaggaactTTGTCAAATGCATTTTGATAACGGCTGTTTCTGCTCCAAGAGTATTTATCCAGACCTCTGAGTTGGTTTGTTCTCTTGAGTTGATATTTCAGCGATTGATATTTGAAGGTCTTGTACTTATAGTCCAAGCCTGTCAACGGCTTCGGAAAATCCACGTCATCGGAGCAAAGACGGCAGTGGCCCTACCACCCCCTGTATGGAACCTTTATGCAGGAGACGTTATTCTAGTGCCTGTCATCCCGTAAGGAGATGCGTAATATGCAATACCACGGTCTCTTCGGTGCTTCCGCTGGGGGTTCTTGCTGAGCCTGAAAAGATATGGTCGTCTTGGCGCCGCGTATGTTGGACCCACATTAGGGCTCCGGCAAACGAATGATAACCAGATTATTTGGGTCTCCGTCTCTCTCATTGGGGACCACTCGGCGGAAGACTTACGTTGGTCTGGGGTTCCTGCATCTCTTTGAAGCTTAGCGGCCCACGTTGCCCTATGCTAAGTACCGACAAAAGTCGTGATGATCATCGCCCGCTCAGCCTGGTTGTGGCGGCGTCCGAGATTCACAACCTGATTTTTTAGAATGCATCGGTGAACAGTTTACGTACCTGAAGTAGTTTATTTTTAGGTCCCCGGTCTCCAATGAAAACCCCTTCTTATCATGATCAATAGCCGTCCACCAGCCAATAGGTACAAGTTGATTTGTATCGTGGCCACCATGCTGCCATTGGTATGCCGAATGTGGAGTGTCCTACGTCTCCATCTGTATCACTGTCTTGGCGTTTCAATGCCATCAAGCTATTCACTTGGAACGAGATCGAGGTCATTAAGCTGGTATCCAAGCATCATAAGACGCATATATTGGGTGCGGATTGCGCCCCTGCCTACATACACAGAGCGGAAGACTTCCAAGTGATTCATTAGCCACTTCAAAAGAGCTGTTCGGCAATCTCCCGAAGGAATACTCAGGAGAAGTCTTGACGATTTCCCCTGACAAGCTAACGCTTTATCTCTGTATCAACTTTCATAGATTGGACGAGAGGCATCTAGCATCGGGGACAGACCTGGATCCATCCTTAAAAATATCAACTGCTTGAAAATGAAACAACTACTGTCTCATACATATGAAAGATTCCGGAAAGTCGTAACGGAATGAATCGGCAACGTTGTGGGATCCGCTAAAGATTGGGCTAGATGCCCACCTTACGTCTGCGGGTTTTCCGTGGTGGAGTTCCTCCTTCTGTGCTTGACTTTGGAAAGCTTATGACTATTTCATGTGTCAATGATAGAGTCCTAATGAGGGAAGCCATCTCATGCTCTTATTCAGTTCATATATGACCGGTATTGCACTTCTAACCAGTTTATCTCACCTCTATTACCGGATTTTGGGAAGCTTAACGGAGTGGTAGTTCCAATTAGTAGTCTGTAGGCATCATGGGTTCTACAAGCTACTAACCATGTTTCTACCTTTATGACGGAACAGACCAACAAACGTAGGTCGAAATGGAGCTTATCGATGCCTACGAGCTTGGATTGGGACCAACGTTTTGGTAAgaaattattctaataagGCTGACGACTTCTAAGCTCTTGACGGTTGCAGAAACGCACCGTCTTTACCGATGTATTCCTTGTATGTTGTGTTCCAAAAGGGTTGGGTGCTAAGGACCATGCTCAGCGTGCACGTTCGACCTTTCCACCATCTCGAGGGAGTAATAGACGGTGTCAATATATGACCACCTGCAGACAACAACAGAAAACATGCCAATACACAATCTGAACGAAAAGGCCCACGTAAAAGAAATCGACAGGACTACTTGAACCATAAGCGCTTTCTCTTACGAGGTTTCTCCTGTGTACGAGTGGTCACGGGGGACAGTGCTGCAGCAGATTGAAATATCCGATGTTGGTAAAGAGTTTTCTTGTCAGGAAAATTGCATCGAGACTACCTCAATAGAATGGGATATCCTTTCAAAATGATAACGGGACTACTGAATCAATTAGTACTTTCTCTCCATGTTTATTAAAGCGGCGAGATATCCCTGGGCTGCACCGCTCAAATACAGAGACCACCATCCATAACTATCTGTCGATATGCCCCAGACCTCCGTGCTGGGCTTCTGCGCTTTCGTCTCTCATGGTGCACCATAGCTAGATAAATCAGTAACGGTATAAAGTATTTGAGTTTTTCTATCGGGACCTTACCCATGTAACATAGTACTTGCGCACAACCTTTCACCTTTGCTTCCTCGCTTTTTCGATTCAAAAATGACGAGGTTTGTCGCTTGATTAGAGGCATAGCCGTACCATAGACTGTAGTCTTGGCGACCGGATATCCATACTCTCTCCATAACAGCTTAACGTTCTGCTCTACTTGTAGATGGAGGCTTTTGTACGATGCAGTCGAAATTTAGACAGTCTCTGGGAGCCTTGGCCGAATTCTTCTTTCATGGCCGCTAAAACTGTGACTAGGATAATATTGATTCTTGTTCTGATTAGAGCTTCATTTTGCCTAGCATCCCAAAAGGTAAACCGAAATCTGCCAAGGTGGATCCTTCATAGAAGCAGATTGATATAAGTTTCTATCGTAGTTATGCTGCATGCACTCACGTAGGGAGACGGGAGCAGTGCGTCTCTCCTAGGCTGTAGAATCCACCGAGATCCTGGATATCGATCCGGTTTTAGCTTAGATATAGCGTCTCTATCTTGGGGCCATATCGCTGTCACAGGGAGCGTTCGTACAGATTCTTTCTCAATCTTGTTCTTCTATGACTTTGCTTGTTAAAGGCTGTATCAAGCTCCGTTTTAACTCGCGATCGTTCTTCCTTGCAGCGTATTTACGAAGTTTGCTTTCTAGCTCTGTAAACCAGTCCCTAGTGGGTGACAATAAAAAGTAGTAGTGGAAGGAGGGTTGATGGTGAAAAGCTGTACTTATTTTATAAGGACTAGTAAAGATTCACTATGTCACTCTCTGTATTGAATCCTTAGGAAACTGGCTCCTCAATTGCAAAATTATGACACTATTACGTTGACGGcattcctcctcctcctcctccttcttattcttctgattctcttctccttcctcttctgtcaaCGATCGTCACTCTATTATTACACTAAACTACGATATGGCACAGATCTACCGTCGGTTCCTGCACTGGGCAAAGGGTGTATTCCATTCTGGCACCGATCAGAATGAAAATACGATTGAAGGGGAGATTCACTGGAGCAGAGCCATTCGCCATTATATGATCCGTGTAGGAATACGCCCCACGAGCTGCTGAGAGTCAGAGAAGCTGTGGCGCCTAGCCCTCAATGAGAGCGGAGATAAGCCTGACAGCCTGAGTAAGTATTATACATGACACAGAGCGAAAACATTCTAACTCTGCCTAGAGCAACTTCTAGATGACGGCCCATTGGCGCTAAGCATCACACCCCCGGATATTGCTGTCATACGTGGTCGGTTAGACGCTATTCTCTTCTCAAGGCTGTCCGCTGCAATAAAGGAAGAAATCAACGCTCTCAAACACACCAGCTTAGGTGATGCACCAGGTGCTGGCAACACTTTGTATTTAGATTGTCTGCTGAAGGTTTCTACGCCACATAGCATCAAGGGGGAACATTTTATTCCGGAGCATGATGTTGACAACATCCTATGGTATGGTGACCGCGATAAACTGGACACCAACCTAGTGATTACTCGCAAGGAGATTCCCTTGGATTCTCAAGATCGCTCACCACTGCCGTCCATGAGTAAGTCTCTACCTTTTTAAAATATGCCTCCTGGGAGAAGACGGACGACTAAATTTTATATGAATACAGTTTTGATTCACCGCACTCGCGAATTTGTCGGCCGCAAGAGTGAGATTTTTGGTATCTGTACCGATAGCTATCAGTGGAATTTCATGCACATCAACAAGAAGCGCCAGGTAAGCGAGTCCCATTCTTCGTGTAAACCAGACGTTCATGCTTCCAGGTCTCCCGTTTATCCCTGTACTGGTTGCATGATCAGCACCAAATTGAAAAGCTGGTTCGCCACATTATCCGCCAGGCAGCTATCCTTCATCGAAAAGCAGTTGGAAGTTAGAGGTTCTTGAAAATTTGCAGTGAATTGACTGGATGCAAGATATTGTACCAGAGTGATCAGAGTGACAATTTCGGTGCCATAGAGGAATAAATGCTACTTAAGGTAGAGATCAATTAAACTATACTTTGCTTTGATTCACACCCCATTGGCTTTGGTGTCAATATCACCCCTTAGGATCTAAGCACAATTACTTGTGGGCTAGCTTTCCATTCACTTCAGTCGGACCAGATCCTCGATTATCATATCAGCAGCTTTCTCCGCAATGGCATATACCGTCGCCTGAATATGCGCACTGACTTGGAGAGGCATGATGCTGGCGTCGACAACACGCAAGTTAGTTATACCGTACACTCTTAGACGGCCATCGACCACGCCTGACTTCTCGCCTTCTAAGCCTCCCATCGCGCAGGTACCAATCGCTGTCGTTATGTTAGCCCACCACGGTGGCAAGATGATTAATGCCAAACTTACGGTGCCAGTCAGTGATGGTATAGTTCCGAACAAACTCGTCGTATTCGTCCATTTCGCCTGGTGTGTCCGAATCAGACATCGGAGGGAATACCCGGGAGCGAATGATGTCTGAAAGTGGCTTCGTTGCGCAGATTCGCTTCGTCAAGCGCTGGCCAAGCTTCATAATCTCCAGGTCTACCTCCCCATGACCGAAAAAGTACCGTGGATCAATAATCGGCTTATCGTGAACAGTCGCACGGGTGCCAGGGTCCTTGGGTGGCAAGTGGATTGACCCCCGGGACCAGGGATATTGCAGCATCATAAGCATCGTACCATATTTCTTGCCCACTTCGGATGTGAAGTATGGACTCCAGTTGCCGACATCGAAGAGATATTCGAGCTGACCCAAATTAGCATCCTCCCGGAATTGGCGAGCTAGGATCTCGTCTCGTTTTTTCCCAGTCTGTTTGGCCAGTGACTCCGCTCTCGATCGGAGGCCTTCCAGCTCCTCTTGCCCGATGATCTGTGACAATGAACAATATGCGATTGAACAAGGAAGGATAGTCCAAGGTCCGGACTTAGAGCCTTCATACTCACGGCTGGCCGCTTCCTGAAGTGCTGAATCCTGCAGGACCTCATCCCGGGTGGGTATCTCGGGCGATATTTCAAAGATTGTGGCCGTCACTGTATTTCCCGTTAGTGATCGTTTTCTCTAAGTCTCGAAAGATGAATATTACTCATATGCTCCTGAAGGTTTTCCCCGACATTCGGATTTTCAATCTTGACAGGGATTCCAGCAGACCTCAGGACCTCGGTATTGCCCACGCCAGATAGCTCCAGGAGCTGTGGAGACTGAACACTCCCAGCTGAGAGGATAACCTCTCTTGCTGCATAGACTTCTTTCTGCTTATTATCGCAGAGGATGTCGACTCCAGTCGCGACCCACCGGTCACTGTGTCCATCTTTCTCGATTAGTACTTTTGTCACCATTGCCTCAGTAAGCAGTACTAGATTTGGTCGCGCTGCTATGGGTTGATAGTAGGCATTTGCCGAATAACTCCGGGTTTGGCTGATGGGATCCACCGTGCAAATCATGTTCCATGCTCCTGTATTTGATCCGTCAAGACTATCTGGACTAGTATCCACGCCGACCGCGTTGAGTGTCGCGTGCCAAAACTGGTGAGCTGGACCATAGCTCTGAATATGTGTTGTCTGAAGCGGGCCAGTAGTCCCGTGTGTTTCCTCTTGGTAGTAAGAATAATACTGCTTCTGGTGAGTGGCATCAGGAGGGTGAAAAGTCTCGGAACGTTGGAAGTAAGGCCTTATCAGCTGTTAGTCTAGACTAAATCATGGGTTCACCAGGACCCAGCAGAACCCTGCAATTGCTATACATACAAAAGATCATCCCAGCCCCATCCTGCGTTCCCTAATTCCTCCCAAGCGTCATAATCCTCTCGGTTCCCACGATTCCACGCCATGAAATTCAGGGCACTGGTACCGCCAAGTACCTTGCCACGAGGCCACGGTAGCTTCCGACCTGATAGCCCTGGCTGAGGCACGGTCTCAAACTGCCAGTCATACTGAGACCCGATGGTAGAACCATAAAGACCCGGGATGTTGATTGCTTTCTCATCAAATGCTGCGGGACCAGCTTCGACTACTCCGACCACGATGTCAGGGCGTTCGCTTAGACGCGCAGCTAACACTAAGCCTGCGGTCCCTCCGCCGACGATCAGATAATCAAACTCATGGGCTGCAAACTCGTCGACGCGACCCATGGTGTCACGGTTGGCAAGGGATCAGTAGCCGTTGAAGTTAGGTtggaaaggcaaaggcgGGGCTTGGATTAAGGTACGCGCATATTATCTTCCGACTGGCCGATCGTACCTTTTCTGCACCTCCATTCATGCCTCCGCAGATCATCACCGTGTGGGGGTTaaagaaggccaagcttGACGGCCGCGGCCTATCGGGCATAGCTAAAGCTGTTGAATGGGCTCAGTTGCTGAGGCATTTTTATGCCAGTTTCCCTGCTACTTGGTGCTTTTCGGAGTTTATCTGGTCTTAGGCTCGACGTCTTAGTGACCAATACACCCCTCCTGTGGCATTTCACAACTCTTTCCATGATAGGAGTTCATTATGCTGCATAACCTATACAGGATTTGTTTTCGCAGGTATGTCAGTCCGAGTGAGTCTAGCTGTTTATGTCCAAAAGAGCTTTAGCCTGTCGACCTTCTCTTTATGGACAGAGATGGCTTCATAATCCCAACCCCGGAAAACCATTCAGTAGCATACATCCGATTTGCGATGCTCTTTTCAAAATCATAATAATTTAAGTCACTAATTAAACATCAAGGTATATGGTCAGCAAACGTGCCTGGACCTTGACATCCCCAACGTGATATTTGTTCACTCTATTCAAAAAGCACATTCTGCTCGACAATTGTCTTTCATTTGTGTC
This Aspergillus flavus chromosome 1, complete sequence DNA region includes the following protein-coding sequences:
- a CDS encoding C6 transcription factor, which produces MSVEQRLITRGALDSIPARTSYLGQAVFQVPLYRNQEKLYHARRPHKKSRGGCLTCKKRRVKCDEGKPACVKCQKYGASCSYSTAPGKGFNADVAASTQNPDGITFSFSLSDLATRIEEILNLDTGTNTSLIERNSVHPVSLIAFQHFLKSSTDTVANPSLRDVMRSDMIRVALTSPHLMYTILGVGVLHLNRISPGNKTRQFAETLFWQRAIKLYQAALTSNVTPQNVDALLSTCMFMGLTTLCPENIKPTDSWVLSDKPDAMNWLCLQSGIRCIITLAKPYLDSTIWASTFQEAHEDEVAFLEHIIKQGRDGLDPDLADLCGIDDSTTAKTNPYYEHLRLLTGLFELERNFENSAKCTSFMGKLTTDFLALLRRRDPPALVILAQWMGLMCTMSHWQPWIFGRLVTECIAICMYLEHDPDPRISRLLEFPASACGYSSRNSSKST
- a CDS encoding putative GPI anchored dioxygenase; this encodes MHLTKFLLLSAATLAVAHPGEKHDPHVVKREIHARDALAARSKRGLDACATSEQAKRLQQRNVARRARTVRELRSARGVTTSPKKWRRDSDDLAKWEAVNHNMTGLVDFTSETPESSVFGGNTSAILSPTITDGPYYVWGEVQRSNVKEDEYCDGVDVYLEVQYIDVNTCQPIPGAFVDIWNANATGVYSGISTSGNYAADGWDSTYLRGIQESDQDGVVTFETIFPGHYDGRATHTHLLTHLNASVHDNNGTLVVGTGSVAHIGQLFWNEVLRSAVEDTYPYTTNTQDITSNADDMWSIEQASSAYDPFPNYVYLGNDLKDGLFAWKQIGINVSADYTDNSYYSIAAYYDENGGHQNTDSAAFGGGSGSEGGMPSGSASGAIPSGTPM
- a CDS encoding putative choline dehydrogenase, whose protein sequence is MGRVDEFAAHEFDYLIVGGGTAGLVLAARLSERPDIVVGVVEAGPAAFDEKAINIPGLYGSTIGSQYDWQFETVPQPGLSGRKLPWPRGKVLGGTSALNFMAWNRGNREDYDAWEELGNAGWGWDDLLPYFQRSETFHPPDATHQKQYYSYYQEETHGTTGPLQTTHIQSYGPAHQFWHATLNAVGVDTSPDSLDGSNTGAWNMICTVDPISQTRSYSANAYYQPIAARPNLVLLTEAMVTKVLIEKDGHSDRWVATGVDILCDNKQKEVYAAREVILSAGSVQSPQLLELSGVGNTEVLRSAGIPVKIENPNVGENLQEHMMTATIFEISPEIPTRDEVLQDSALQEAASREYEGSKSGPWTILPCSIAYCSLSQIIGQEELEGLRSRAESLAKQTGKKRDEILARQFREDANLGQLEYLFDVGNWSPYFTSEVGKKYGTMLMMLQYPWSRGSIHLPPKDPGTRATVHDKPIIDPRYFFGHGEVDLEIMKLGQRLTKRICATKPLSDIIRSRVFPPMSDSDTPGEMDEYDEFVRNYTITDWHPIGTCAMGGLEGEKSGVVDGRLRVYGITNLRVVDASIMPLQVSAHIQATVYAIAEKAADMIIEDLVRLK